In Methanothermococcus thermolithotrophicus DSM 2095, one DNA window encodes the following:
- the radA gene encoding DNA repair and recombination protein RadA gives MADDLTNLPGVGPSTAEKLIEAGYLDFMKIATATIGELTDIEGISEKAAAKMIMAARDMCDLGFKSGVDLLNQRRSVWKLSTGSKELDEILGGGLESQSITEFAGMFGSGKTQVMHQACVSLQFEDSVFIADSSLKENELENPKAVYIDTEGTFRPERIIQMAEAIGVDGQMVLDNTYVARAYNSDMQMLFTEKIEELIKSGDNIKLVIIDSLTSTFRNEYTGRGKLAERQQKLGRHMATLNKLADLYNCIVLVTNQVAARPDAFFGAAEQAIGGHIVGHAATFRLFLRKGKGDKRVAKLYDSPHLPDAEAMFRITEKGIQD, from the coding sequence ATGGCTGATGATCTAACAAATTTACCAGGAGTTGGTCCTTCAACTGCAGAAAAGCTTATTGAAGCAGGATATTTAGACTTTATGAAAATTGCTACTGCAACTATCGGAGAACTTACGGATATTGAAGGAATTAGTGAGAAAGCTGCAGCTAAAATGATAATGGCTGCAAGGGATATGTGTGACCTTGGTTTCAAAAGTGGTGTAGATCTCCTAAATCAGAGACGAAGTGTTTGGAAACTATCAACAGGTAGTAAAGAGCTCGACGAGATATTGGGAGGAGGATTGGAAAGCCAGTCAATAACTGAATTTGCAGGTATGTTTGGGAGCGGAAAAACTCAAGTTATGCACCAAGCATGTGTAAGTTTGCAGTTTGAAGACAGTGTATTTATAGCAGACAGTAGTTTAAAAGAAAACGAGCTCGAAAATCCCAAAGCTGTTTATATAGATACTGAAGGAACATTTAGACCTGAAAGAATTATCCAGATGGCTGAGGCCATTGGAGTAGATGGACAGATGGTTTTAGATAATACATATGTTGCTAGAGCATACAATTCCGATATGCAGATGTTATTTACAGAAAAAATTGAAGAATTGATAAAATCAGGAGATAACATTAAATTAGTTATAATAGACTCTTTAACAAGTACATTTAGAAATGAATATACTGGTAGAGGAAAACTTGCAGAAAGGCAGCAAAAACTCGGTAGGCACATGGCTACATTAAACAAACTTGCAGACTTATACAACTGTATTGTACTTGTTACAAACCAGGTTGCTGCAAGGCCTGATGCATTCTTTGGAGCTGCAGAACAGGCAATCGGTGGTCACATTGTAGGTCACGCTGCAACATTTAGGCTCTTTTTAAGAAAAGGAAAAGGAGATAAAAGAGTTGCCAAGCTCTACGATTCACCACATTTACCTGATGCAGAAGCCATGTTTAGAATAACTGAAAAAGGAATTCAGGATTAA
- a CDS encoding ATP-dependent DNA helicase, with protein sequence MNIHEFKEYIHDKFPYYTIRPQQIKMMEKIFHCVSNGKNLVIEAPTGVGKTLSYLIPALYFAEKGKRVMILTETIDQQERIFEDLNSLKHNLKVSFMMGKGNFFCKSKGEKANTLYCQLNKRCNYRPNKKPNCICGTKKEPITIDDVTKYYCPFCVCDYQKAKIESTDADVVIMNNSIYYYLKDEIDKKKKTEIIFCDEAHKLEGSIRNAATITINPDIAIKRLRFMAYHYSPSKLKRYFERTDSDEGFWTVVEDYVSKNAATIKDCKNTLIFDGFKITSWKFNEDVAILGTLLDGYQQIKKIKQKIQGLQDNVELDKKSLKFKIDNKALIPLELQFVTERRIGDMALMEFLNNLDGLKSITNNFVVYKNNNSILCEPVFVSSYLKRLYGDASVIHCSATIGDLGIHALKTGMGSSEKLILDSPFPKDRRKIIALSDGEDMKFNYTSPLSNDLKRKKANENLLKLIKACDGNTLVLFKSFGDLKSAYEYLVDRLNRRIYCYEPGMDGKEAKKLKETFEKHGGILLATGRFAEGVDIPGDALTSVIIDSLPFPVPTPLLKREQNLLEDRLKLKGAKNAHWNAFLMTSFHIMARTVIQMIGRLIRTETDYGVVVIQDKRFSDWVGNEMIKRGYLKNRYDTMSLSMAVKHIPKFMSEYRE encoded by the coding sequence ATGAATATTCACGAGTTTAAAGAATATATTCATGACAAATTCCCATACTATACGATCAGACCGCAACAGATTAAAATGATGGAAAAGATTTTCCACTGTGTATCTAATGGGAAAAATTTAGTGATTGAAGCTCCGACAGGTGTTGGAAAAACTCTTTCTTACCTTATTCCTGCACTTTATTTTGCAGAAAAGGGAAAGAGAGTCATGATTTTAACTGAAACAATAGACCAGCAGGAAAGGATATTTGAAGATTTAAATTCATTAAAACATAATTTAAAAGTATCATTTATGATGGGGAAGGGAAATTTTTTCTGTAAATCCAAAGGAGAAAAAGCAAACACCCTTTACTGCCAGCTAAACAAGAGATGCAACTACCGACCGAATAAAAAACCAAACTGCATCTGTGGAACAAAAAAAGAACCGATAACAATAGATGATGTAACAAAATACTACTGCCCATTCTGTGTTTGTGACTATCAAAAAGCAAAAATTGAAAGCACCGATGCAGATGTTGTAATCATGAACAACAGCATATACTATTATCTAAAAGATGAAATAGACAAAAAAAAGAAAACTGAAATAATATTCTGTGATGAAGCCCATAAACTAGAAGGAAGTATAAGAAATGCTGCTACAATCACTATAAATCCAGATATAGCCATTAAAAGACTTAGGTTTATGGCTTATCACTATTCACCAAGTAAATTAAAGAGGTACTTTGAAAGAACTGACAGTGATGAAGGTTTCTGGACTGTAGTTGAAGACTATGTTTCAAAAAATGCTGCCACCATTAAAGACTGTAAAAATACACTTATCTTCGATGGCTTTAAGATAACTTCTTGGAAATTTAATGAGGACGTAGCAATATTGGGAACACTTTTAGACGGATATCAGCAGATAAAGAAGATAAAACAAAAAATCCAAGGACTTCAAGACAACGTAGAATTGGATAAAAAAAGTTTAAAGTTCAAGATAGATAATAAGGCACTCATACCATTGGAGCTCCAATTTGTCACCGAAAGAAGAATTGGAGATATGGCATTAATGGAGTTTTTAAACAATTTGGACGGGTTAAAATCAATAACAAACAACTTTGTAGTTTATAAAAATAACAACTCAATACTTTGTGAGCCTGTTTTTGTTTCAAGCTATTTAAAAAGGCTTTATGGTGATGCTTCGGTTATTCATTGCTCGGCTACAATTGGGGACTTAGGTATCCATGCACTTAAAACCGGGATGGGCAGCAGTGAAAAACTGATTTTAGACAGTCCATTTCCAAAGGATAGGAGAAAAATCATTGCATTAAGTGACGGAGAAGACATGAAGTTTAACTATACTTCCCCACTATCAAACGACTTAAAGAGAAAAAAAGCAAATGAAAATCTTCTAAAGCTCATAAAAGCCTGCGATGGTAATACATTAGTTTTATTTAAGAGCTTCGGAGACTTAAAAAGTGCTTATGAATATCTGGTAGATAGATTGAATAGAAGAATATATTGTTATGAACCAGGAATGGATGGGAAGGAAGCTAAAAAATTAAAAGAAACGTTTGAAAAACACGGAGGTATACTACTTGCGACAGGAAGGTTTGCAGAAGGAGTAGATATTCCAGGAGACGCACTAACAAGTGTTATTATAGATAGCCTTCCTTTCCCGGTTCCAACACCATTGTTAAAAAGGGAGCAGAATTTATTGGAAGATAGATTAAAACTTAAAGGGGCTAAAAATGCACATTGGAACGCTTTTTTAATGACTTCGTTCCACATAATGGCTAGAACAGTTATTCAGATGATAGGAAGACTTATAAGAACAGAAACAGACTACGGTGTAGTGGTTATCCAGGACAAAAGATTCAGTGACTGGGTTGGAAATGAGATGATAAAAAGAGGATATTTGAAAAATAGATACGATACCATGTCTTTAAGTATGGCTGTTAAACATATTCCAAAGTTCATGAGTGAGTACCGAGAATAG
- the hisC gene encoding histidinol-phosphate transaminase → MIDDKIREIVKQFKPYVPGKSKEEIARTYGINPDEIIKLGSNENPWGCSPKIKEEILKEVPKLHQYPEPVNPELMKELSNFLNVPEENIIVGGDGADEVIDNMMRILIDEGDEVIIPIPTFTQYAISAKIHGANIKWAKYDKEKDFQLDVDSVMDNINEKTKIIFLCTPNNPTGNIIDSKDIKKIVESTDALVVIDHAYIEYSKKEHDLTDWALKYDNVLVLRTFSKVFGLAGQRIGYGVTSKKIVDYMMRIKPIFSLTRVSQRCAITALRDTEFFEKCVKDGIKSRGMLYDGLKKFKDLKVYPSEANYLLVEVKNGVSSTEFSKELLKRGVIVRDCSSFDGLEPYYVRVSIGTFEENERFLKILEEIVE, encoded by the coding sequence TTGATCGATGATAAAATAAGGGAAATAGTTAAACAGTTTAAACCATATGTTCCAGGGAAATCAAAGGAAGAGATAGCCAGAACTTATGGGATCAATCCAGATGAAATTATTAAATTGGGCTCAAATGAAAATCCTTGGGGATGTTCACCAAAAATTAAAGAAGAAATTTTAAAGGAAGTCCCAAAATTACACCAGTACCCAGAACCTGTTAATCCAGAACTAATGAAAGAGTTAAGTAATTTTTTGAATGTTCCTGAAGAGAACATAATAGTCGGCGGAGATGGGGCTGACGAAGTAATTGACAATATGATGAGAATTTTAATCGATGAAGGTGATGAGGTAATAATTCCAATCCCTACATTTACCCAGTACGCCATCTCTGCTAAAATACACGGTGCAAATATAAAATGGGCAAAGTACGATAAAGAAAAAGATTTTCAACTTGATGTAGATAGTGTTATGGACAACATCAACGAAAAAACGAAAATTATATTCCTGTGCACCCCAAACAACCCAACTGGAAATATTATTGATTCAAAGGATATTAAGAAGATTGTGGAATCCACAGATGCTCTTGTTGTAATCGACCACGCATATATTGAATATTCAAAAAAAGAACATGATTTAACTGATTGGGCTTTAAAATACGATAATGTCTTAGTTTTAAGGACGTTCTCAAAGGTATTTGGATTGGCAGGTCAGAGAATAGGCTATGGAGTAACCAGTAAAAAAATTGTAGACTACATGATGAGAATAAAACCAATATTTAGTTTAACCAGAGTTTCCCAGAGATGTGCAATAACGGCCTTAAGAGATACAGAATTCTTTGAAAAATGTGTAAAAGATGGTATTAAGAGCAGGGGCATGTTATACGATGGATTAAAGAAATTCAAAGATTTAAAGGTTTACCCATCCGAGGCAAACTATCTTTTAGTTGAAGTCAAAAATGGGGTGAGCTCGACAGAATTTTCTAAGGAGCTGCTGAAGAGGGGAGTTATTGTCAGAGATTGTAGTTCATTTGATGGATTGGAACCATACTATGTAAGAGTTTCAATTGGGACATTTGAAGAAAATGAGAGATTTTTGAAAATATTGGAAGAAATTGTTGAATAA
- the cbiT gene encoding precorrin-6Y C5,15-methyltransferase (decarboxylating) subunit CbiT, whose product MIKDGDFFRMDGVPITKEEIRAVSIGKLRLNKNDVVVDIGCGSGGMTVEIARRCKFVYAIDLADDAIHTTKKNLEKFNIKNCEVIHGKVEDVLPDLEFNKVFIGGTKNIDLILEILKKKDVRYIVANVIVLENATKLIKILEADYDVEIVNVSVAYGKKISSGHMMIAKNPITIITATR is encoded by the coding sequence ATGATAAAAGACGGCGATTTTTTTAGAATGGATGGCGTTCCAATCACAAAAGAAGAAATAAGGGCCGTAAGTATAGGTAAACTAAGATTAAACAAAAATGACGTGGTTGTTGACATAGGTTGTGGAAGTGGGGGTATGACTGTTGAAATTGCAAGGAGATGCAAATTTGTTTATGCTATTGACCTTGCAGATGATGCAATACATACAACAAAAAAGAATTTGGAGAAATTTAATATTAAAAACTGTGAAGTAATACATGGTAAAGTAGAGGATGTACTGCCCGATTTAGAATTTAATAAAGTTTTTATTGGTGGCACAAAAAACATCGATTTGATACTGGAAATATTAAAGAAAAAAGATGTTAGATATATCGTAGCAAATGTAATAGTCCTTGAAAATGCTACTAAATTAATAAAAATTCTTGAAGCAGATTATGATGTTGAAATAGTTAATGTTTCAGTTGCATATGGCAAAAAAATAAGTTCTGGCCATATGATGATAGCAAAAAATCCAATAACAATAATAACTGCAACTAGATAA
- a CDS encoding methanogenesis marker 14 protein, whose product MGFLDSITSIFKKSPKVHYAKSQTVDLLELNRNPYYIVASVELGNTTTKSIITGTNMETGKTCIISKEVKMTRDVRPPKKGEKVFGKTLWGVELTKEAVSDMVKDVLLGALKNGNLTIDDLHFVVRSTGVTAGFASPEEVSAMIIALADGCLKAGVPPSKMAPAMSKNQLPKPFDEYSLMDKIIFDGAVTGVVPPTGKEVVANEMEGELVTAGIKVGSKWTEVDFRNPCISIDFGTTLAGRITDDSEPYAKVVGNLCGLAGAIADSVVKGSKLVSKDKGAVLDIKKEKGKINKELAEKYAEEAHKYIVIKEVPEGVERFGTVPVNPESAKKAGTVLIGCDVGENGSDIPKLKEIGAKIIQESNVPTLLYTLDIISAEITKRIVALAKEKGLVSDKTAVGITGRAGITGEKPKLVLEKLNELDIWKKVDDNVVFVEDGLALGASVMARCMNCLGTPKVPIGGNRGGKCILGKRMKWQKEKGMIK is encoded by the coding sequence GTGGGTTTTTTAGATTCCATTACATCTATTTTCAAAAAATCGCCTAAGGTTCACTATGCAAAATCCCAAACCGTGGATTTACTGGAGTTAAACAGAAATCCATACTATATTGTGGCATCGGTTGAATTGGGGAATACTACAACAAAATCCATTATAACTGGAACCAATATGGAAACCGGAAAAACCTGCATAATAAGTAAGGAAGTAAAGATGACTAGGGATGTTAGGCCACCTAAGAAAGGGGAGAAGGTCTTTGGAAAAACCCTTTGGGGAGTAGAATTAACCAAAGAAGCAGTTTCCGACATGGTAAAGGATGTTTTACTTGGTGCACTTAAAAACGGAAACTTAACAATTGACGATTTGCACTTTGTAGTAAGAAGTACAGGTGTTACAGCAGGTTTTGCATCTCCTGAAGAAGTTAGTGCAATGATTATAGCCTTAGCAGACGGGTGTTTAAAGGCAGGAGTTCCCCCTTCAAAAATGGCTCCAGCAATGTCAAAAAATCAGCTCCCAAAGCCTTTTGACGAATACAGCTTGATGGACAAAATAATTTTTGATGGAGCTGTTACAGGAGTTGTTCCACCAACTGGAAAAGAAGTCGTTGCGAATGAGATGGAAGGGGAATTGGTTACAGCAGGTATAAAAGTTGGTAGTAAATGGACAGAAGTGGACTTTAGAAACCCATGTATAAGTATTGACTTTGGTACAACACTTGCAGGTAGGATTACAGATGACTCAGAACCTTACGCAAAAGTTGTTGGAAATTTATGCGGTTTAGCTGGGGCAATTGCTGATAGTGTTGTAAAGGGAAGCAAACTTGTTAGTAAAGATAAAGGTGCAGTTTTAGATATTAAAAAAGAGAAAGGAAAAATAAACAAAGAGTTAGCTGAAAAGTATGCAGAAGAGGCCCATAAATACATAGTAATCAAAGAAGTTCCAGAAGGAGTGGAAAGATTTGGTACGGTTCCAGTAAATCCTGAAAGTGCTAAAAAAGCCGGAACAGTTTTAATAGGTTGTGATGTTGGTGAAAACGGCAGTGATATTCCAAAATTAAAAGAAATAGGTGCCAAAATTATCCAAGAAAGTAACGTACCTACATTGTTGTATACTTTGGATATAATCTCAGCTGAAATCACGAAGAGAATAGTGGCCCTTGCAAAAGAGAAGGGATTGGTAAGTGATAAAACAGCAGTTGGTATAACTGGAAGAGCAGGAATCACCGGAGAAAAACCAAAACTGGTTTTAGAAAAATTAAATGAATTAGATATATGGAAAAAAGTTGACGATAACGTTGTATTTGTTGAAGACGGTCTTGCACTGGGAGCCAGTGTTATGGCAAGATGTATGAACTGTTTAGGTACTCCAAAAGTTCCAATCGGAGGAAATAGGGGAGGAAAATGCATACTTGGAAAAAGAATGAAATGGCAAAAAGAGAAAGGAATGATAAAATAA
- the glgP gene encoding alpha-glucan family phosphorylase, giving the protein MKNTAYFCMEFAIDQALKTYAGGLGFLAGSHFKVAKRLELPLVGVSMLWSYGYYDQVRDKEGRMKVENIRKFYEFLTDIDLKVPVTINGATVWVKAYKLEEDVFGTCPIYFLTTDIPENDHLSRTISYNLYDGNNLTHIAQEIVLGIGGYKVIRECENVKLYHINEAHPLPLAFKMLEEYGLDYVREHLVFTTHTPVSAGNETQDINLLNSMGFFGNVDVKTAEKLGGNPFNLTVAALRMSKKANAVSKLHKDTTEKMWSWVDDRCEIISITNAQDKYYWQDEIIREASKNKDYEKLRERKIELKRQLFEEVADQTGKLFDPNILTIVWARRFADYKRPYFPLYDEKRLKKLLDDKKIQIIWAGKPHPNDSNAQITFNWIISKTRELKGAAILTGYELKLSKMLKMGSDVWLNTPKRPNEASGTSGMTASMNGSIHMSTLDGWHVEWAEMYPDDSFTIGDGVNTDEAYEANSMYEQIEKAAKMYDTDVWWEKVANCVNHVVEYFDAERMVKEYVEKMYE; this is encoded by the coding sequence ATGAAAAATACTGCTTACTTTTGTATGGAATTTGCCATCGATCAGGCTTTAAAAACATATGCTGGGGGATTGGGATTTCTAGCAGGATCTCATTTTAAAGTGGCCAAAAGATTGGAGTTACCACTTGTTGGAGTTTCAATGCTCTGGAGTTATGGATACTACGATCAAGTTAGAGATAAAGAAGGCAGGATGAAGGTAGAAAACATCCGAAAGTTCTACGAATTTTTAACAGATATTGATTTAAAGGTTCCGGTAACCATCAATGGAGCTACAGTATGGGTTAAAGCATATAAATTAGAAGAAGATGTTTTTGGAACATGTCCGATATATTTTTTAACAACAGATATTCCTGAAAATGACCATCTTTCGAGAACTATATCCTATAACTTATACGATGGAAATAATTTAACGCATATAGCTCAGGAAATAGTCCTTGGAATTGGAGGGTATAAAGTTATTAGAGAATGTGAAAATGTTAAATTATATCACATCAATGAAGCTCATCCTTTGCCACTTGCATTTAAAATGCTTGAGGAGTATGGATTAGATTATGTTAGGGAACATCTTGTTTTTACAACCCATACTCCAGTATCTGCAGGAAATGAAACCCAAGATATAAATTTACTGAACAGTATGGGATTTTTTGGGAATGTAGATGTTAAAACTGCAGAAAAACTTGGTGGAAACCCATTCAATTTAACTGTTGCAGCATTAAGAATGTCTAAAAAAGCCAATGCAGTTTCAAAGTTACATAAGGACACCACAGAGAAAATGTGGAGTTGGGTAGATGATAGATGTGAAATAATAAGCATAACAAACGCTCAGGATAAATACTATTGGCAAGATGAGATAATAAGAGAAGCTTCAAAGAATAAGGACTATGAAAAACTAAGGGAAAGAAAAATAGAATTGAAAAGGCAGCTCTTTGAAGAAGTTGCAGACCAAACCGGGAAACTTTTTGATCCGAATATACTGACCATTGTATGGGCTAGGAGATTTGCAGACTATAAAAGACCTTATTTCCCACTATATGACGAGAAAAGATTGAAAAAATTACTTGATGATAAAAAAATACAAATAATTTGGGCAGGAAAACCGCATCCTAACGATTCAAATGCTCAAATTACATTCAATTGGATAATTTCAAAAACAAGAGAATTAAAAGGAGCTGCGATACTTACAGGTTATGAGTTGAAATTAAGTAAAATGCTAAAAATGGGTTCGGATGTTTGGTTAAACACTCCAAAAAGACCAAATGAAGCTTCTGGAACATCGGGAATGACCGCATCAATGAATGGTTCAATTCACATGAGTACTTTAGATGGTTGGCATGTAGAATGGGCAGAAATGTATCCTGATGACAGTTTTACGATTGGGGACGGAGTAAATACTGATGAGGCTTATGAAGCGAATAGTATGTATGAACAGATTGAAAAAGCTGCCAAGATGTATGATACTGATGTCTGGTGGGAAAAAGTGGCAAACTGTGTAAATCATGTTGTTGAATACTTCGATGCTGAAAGAATGGTAAAGGAATATGTTGAAAAGATGTATGAGTAA
- a CDS encoding TIGR00300 family protein, translating to MFVREIELRGHIIDNLILPKVFDTVLDLDGDYKVLEFDIGKKKTDPSYAKILICGKNQQHLDQILEELQNIGAEIPEIEDVELKPAEKDMVLPDGFYSTTNHPTYIKYNGNWIEVENPKMDAVIVVYPEENRAETKVIRKIKKGDLIVVGHKGIRVIPPEKPREKGELFEFMNSEVSSEKPKEAIIRKIAKQMYQIREEYRKTGKGGIAIVGGPAIIHTGGGPALAKLIKMGYVQALLAGNALATHDIESALYGTSLGVNIESAKPVSGGHKHHLYAINTIMKAGSIKDAVEKGILNKGIMYECVKNNVPYVLAGSIRDDGPLPDVITDVVEAQDKMRAAILDKKMVMMLSTLLHSIATGNLMPSYIKTVCVDILPATVTKLMDRGTSQAIGVVTDVGVFLVLLVEELERLEAQNKNNE from the coding sequence ATGTTCGTTAGAGAGATTGAATTAAGGGGGCATATCATAGACAACTTAATACTCCCAAAAGTTTTTGATACTGTTTTAGATTTAGATGGAGATTACAAGGTTCTAGAGTTTGACATAGGAAAGAAAAAAACCGATCCATCATATGCAAAAATATTAATTTGCGGAAAAAATCAACAACATCTGGATCAAATACTGGAAGAGCTCCAGAACATTGGGGCAGAGATTCCAGAGATTGAGGATGTAGAATTAAAGCCTGCAGAAAAAGACATGGTACTACCAGATGGGTTCTACTCAACTACGAACCACCCAACTTACATAAAATATAACGGTAACTGGATAGAGGTTGAAAACCCAAAAATGGATGCGGTTATTGTAGTTTATCCAGAAGAAAATAGGGCAGAGACTAAGGTCATAAGAAAAATCAAAAAAGGAGACTTAATTGTTGTAGGTCACAAAGGAATTAGGGTTATCCCACCTGAAAAACCAAGGGAAAAAGGAGAGTTATTTGAGTTTATGAACTCTGAAGTTTCTTCGGAAAAACCAAAAGAAGCCATTATCAGAAAAATAGCGAAACAAATGTACCAAATAAGGGAAGAATACAGGAAAACCGGAAAAGGTGGAATAGCAATAGTTGGAGGGCCGGCAATAATTCACACAGGTGGAGGTCCTGCACTTGCTAAATTAATTAAAATGGGTTATGTTCAAGCATTACTTGCAGGAAACGCACTTGCTACCCACGATATTGAAAGTGCCCTTTACGGAACTTCTTTAGGAGTAAACATTGAGAGTGCAAAACCTGTTTCAGGAGGGCACAAACACCACCTATACGCAATAAACACGATCATGAAGGCCGGTAGCATTAAAGATGCAGTTGAAAAAGGAATTTTAAATAAAGGAATTATGTACGAGTGTGTAAAAAATAATGTTCCTTACGTCCTAGCGGGAAGTATTAGAGACGATGGACCACTCCCAGATGTTATTACAGATGTTGTTGAAGCCCAGGACAAAATGAGGGCTGCAATATTAGATAAAAAAATGGTAATGATGCTTTCAACACTCCTACACTCAATAGCCACTGGAAACTTGATGCCTTCATACATAAAGACGGTTTGTGTTGACATACTTCCTGCAACAGTAACAAAATTGATGGATAGGGGAACATCTCAGGCAATAGGTGTAGTTACAGACGTTGGAGTATTTTTAGTACTACTTGTTGAAGAGCTCGAGAGGCTGGAAGCTCAGAATAAAAATAATGAATAA
- a CDS encoding DUF2100 domain-containing protein, translating into MTDRLNDSKSLVKKAIDTISSIKNEAEKSVQLQSSTSEKSKKTYKDAKSGKIDIDEFRKAVYTIIEADDYLYKKAPLHELNDEEAKSFCKLIMDAQKHLNNVLKEFGFEFEEEINIDKNALYIVGNKKLMKNLKDIDPNLNVIFTEGVLTPEDMKEINPKIPEKALAGIKKKCEIINKQISKTISNIKPSRVIVVVEEGSRADELIYLRAKEYYNAEKVNSEDIFN; encoded by the coding sequence ATGACAGATAGGTTAAATGATTCAAAATCCTTAGTTAAGAAAGCCATTGACACTATTTCATCCATTAAAAATGAAGCTGAAAAATCAGTGCAACTACAGTCTTCCACTTCAGAAAAATCAAAAAAAACATATAAAGATGCAAAATCTGGAAAAATAGATATTGATGAATTTAGAAAGGCGGTTTATACCATTATAGAAGCTGACGACTATCTGTATAAAAAAGCTCCCCTTCACGAGTTAAACGATGAAGAAGCAAAGTCTTTTTGTAAATTAATAATGGATGCTCAAAAGCATCTCAACAACGTCTTAAAGGAATTCGGGTTTGAATTCGAGGAAGAAATCAACATCGATAAAAATGCACTATACATAGTTGGAAACAAAAAACTTATGAAGAATTTAAAGGACATAGATCCTAACTTAAATGTCATATTTACAGAAGGGGTTTTAACCCCAGAGGATATGAAGGAAATAAATCCAAAAATTCCTGAAAAAGCCCTTGCAGGAATTAAAAAGAAATGTGAAATTATCAACAAACAGATATCAAAAACTATATCCAACATTAAACCTTCCAGAGTTATCGTAGTTGTTGAAGAAGGTAGTAGGGCCGATGAGTTAATATATTTAAGGGCCAAAGAATACTACAATGCAGAAAAGGTAAATTCAGAAGATATTTTTAATTAG